The sequence GATGCCTTTCGTGAGCAGTCACTGATTCAACGCCACCGCATGATCCACACTACCTTGGCGGAGTTGCTCGAAAGTGACATTCACGCCATTAGCATCAAAGCCCGCGCACCAGAATAATAAATAGTTAACCCATGGATACAAAAGGATCTTAAATGAAACTAATTAGCCATCGCGTTATTTTCACGACCGCTCTACTGTTAAGCATGCCACTTCACGCCAGTGAAGGCGATGTCATTGCAACGGTCAACGGTAGCCCTGTCACCATCAAACAGCTCAACACCTATGCCCAAATACGTCAATCACAAGGGCAAGCGGAGCAACTGCCTGAGCAGATGATTCTGGATGAGGTGATCAACCGTGAGCTCATCACTCAGGATGCCATCAAACGCAGCTTCAATAAGGATGAGTCGTTCACCGCAGCCCTACAAGAGCAAACAAGCAACCTGCTGGCCGCCTACACCATTCAGAAAATCATCCAGGATGGAGGTGAAATCGATGATGCCACTCTACGCAGCGAATATGACGCCTATGTCGCCACACAGAGCGATCTTGAATACCGCGCCAGGCACATTTTATTAGATAACGAGGCGACTGCCGCCGCCATTATCAGCGAACTGGATAGTGGAAAAGATTTCTCCAAGCTGGCCGAAGAGAAGTCGACTGGCCCTTCCGCCACTGAGGGTGGCTCTTTGGGCTGGTTCCGGCCTGAGCAGATGATACCTGAGTTTTCCGATGTGCTGATCACCCTCAAGCCTGGTCAATACAGTGATCAACCCGTCAAAACACAGTTCGGCTGGCATATTATCCTGCTGGAAGAGACGCGCAAACAACCGGCTCCCACTTTTGACAGCATGCGTGAAGGGTTGAAAAACAACCTGATTAGCCAGCGAGTGCAAAACTACATTAAAAGCCTTCGCAATAGCGCCAATATTGTAATCAACGAAAAATAGTTACACTATCCCCAGGAGGATGGGGGCACTACAAACGAATAGCGCTTTGTGGTGCCATCTGTTATAAATATTTCATGGCATGTTTGGTAATTGTGCAGGGGTTCGTTAATCAGGCAGGGATGTAGATGATTTAAGTAAGTTAATACCCCAATTTATATACTACTTGGTATACAATAGCACCGGTATCGCAACTCAACTGCGATTTTCATATTATCACTCAGAAATGGCGCACAAAAATGAATCCAATGAAACTGCTTGTTATTGAGGATGATGAGAGCCTGAGAAATATGCTTTCAGAGTACCTCACTATCAAAGGCAGTCAGGTCGATACCGCAGGCGATGGCATTACCGGCCTGCACCTTGCTGTTGTTAACGACTACGATGCGCTCATTATTGACCTCACCCTGCCCGGTATCGATGGCTTGGAGATCACCTCAAAACTACGTAACGAAGCCCACAAAGCCACACCTATTCTGATGCTAACCGGGCGAGGCACCCTTGATGATAAACTCACCGGCTTTAGTAAGGGTGCGGACGACTATCTGGTGAAACCATTCGAGCTCGAAGAGCTGTTTGTGCGGCTACACGCTCTTTGCAAGCGGCAATCCAAATCAATCATTCGTCAGCATGAGCTTTCGGTGGGGAATTTGACACTTAATACAGAGACAATGGAAGTGTACCGCGAGAAGAGACGTATTGAGCTCACCTCTACCAACCTGCGGCTGTTAGAGGTTTTAATGCGCAAAGCGCCCCATGTCGTTAAACATGCCGAGCTGGAGAGATCACTGTGGGGAGACAACCCACCCGACAGTAGCTCACTGCGCACTCACATACACTACCTGCGGGATGCCCTCGACAAACCTTTTGACGGCGCAATGCTAAACACTGTACATGGCATCGGCTATCGCCTCTCACCGCTGAGTAATCCGGCGCCTGACACTCGCCCTATAAAAACCAGCCGTAACAGCTCCACAGCATAAACACCAAGAGAGATAATCCGTTAAGAGGGGCGTGATGGCATGTTCCGGCTTACGCCGGACACACCCTTAAGCCGCTACATATTATCCAAAATAGCCTTTTTAACCTCTTCCAGCGTTGCGCCAGTCGTAATCATAGGTGCGCTGCTCTGAGCAATTGCCGTATCTGGATCTTTCAGACCATGCCCCGTTAAGGTGCAGACAATTTTGCTACCCTGTGGAATCTTCCCTGATTTAATATCACGCATGGCACCCGCTAATGAAGTGGCTGATGCCGGTTCGCAGAAAATCCCTTCTTTCTCTGCCAACAGCTTCTGCGCCGCTAGAATCTCTTCATCTGTACACTCATCAAACCAGCCATTTGACTCCTCTTTTACCTGCCACGCCTTATCCCAGGATTGTGGATGGCCGATACGAATTGCGGTGGCAACCGTTTCAGGCACATCAACCATTTCACCACGCATAAAGGGGGCAGAACCTGCGGCTTGATAGCCCAGCATACGAGGTGTGGCATTCACAATGCCGTGCTCTTTATATTCGGTATAACCCATCCAATGCGCGGTGATATTACCGGCATTACCCACTGGCAGACAGTGGAAGTCAGGTGCCCCACCCAGCTCTTCCATGATCTCAAAAGCGGCGGTTTTTTGGCCTTCCAGGCGATAAGGGTTAATCGAGTTAACGATGGTAACCGGTGCGTGTGAAGCCACCTCTTTAACCAGCTGCATCCCCTCATCAAAGTTACCTTTAATCTGAATAACCACCGCACCGTGCATCATCGCTTGCGAGAGCTTACCCAGCGCAATTTTCCCTTCGGGTATCAAGACAAATGCGGTAATTCCCGCACGGGCGGCATACGCGGCAGCCGCCGCAGACGTATTACCGGTTGAGGCACAAATAATCGCCTTGGCACCCTCTTCAACCGCCTTGGTCACGGCCATGGTCATGCCACGATCTTTAAACGATCCCGTCGGATTCAGCCCTTCGTATTTAACATATATTTCAACATTTTTACCCAACTCACGGGGGATGGTGCTCAATTTGATCAGCGGTGTATTACCTTCACCC is a genomic window of Gammaproteobacteria bacterium containing:
- a CDS encoding peptidylprolyl isomerase, whose protein sequence is MKLISHRVIFTTALLLSMPLHASEGDVIATVNGSPVTIKQLNTYAQIRQSQGQAEQLPEQMILDEVINRELITQDAIKRSFNKDESFTAALQEQTSNLLAAYTIQKIIQDGGEIDDATLRSEYDAYVATQSDLEYRARHILLDNEATAAAIISELDSGKDFSKLAEEKSTGPSATEGGSLGWFRPEQMIPEFSDVLITLKPGQYSDQPVKTQFGWHIILLEETRKQPAPTFDSMREGLKNNLISQRVQNYIKSLRNSANIVINEK
- a CDS encoding response regulator transcription factor, whose protein sequence is MKLLVIEDDESLRNMLSEYLTIKGSQVDTAGDGITGLHLAVVNDYDALIIDLTLPGIDGLEITSKLRNEAHKATPILMLTGRGTLDDKLTGFSKGADDYLVKPFELEELFVRLHALCKRQSKSIIRQHELSVGNLTLNTETMEVYREKRRIELTSTNLRLLEVLMRKAPHVVKHAELERSLWGDNPPDSSSLRTHIHYLRDALDKPFDGAMLNTVHGIGYRLSPLSNPAPDTRPIKTSRNSSTA
- the thrC gene encoding threonine synthase, whose translation is MPFNSRYTGLIDKYRDRLPVNDDTRLISLGEGNTPLIKLSTIPRELGKNVEIYVKYEGLNPTGSFKDRGMTMAVTKAVEEGAKAIICASTGNTSAAAAAYAARAGITAFVLIPEGKIALGKLSQAMMHGAVVIQIKGNFDEGMQLVKEVASHAPVTIVNSINPYRLEGQKTAAFEIMEELGGAPDFHCLPVGNAGNITAHWMGYTEYKEHGIVNATPRMLGYQAAGSAPFMRGEMVDVPETVATAIRIGHPQSWDKAWQVKEESNGWFDECTDEEILAAQKLLAEKEGIFCEPASATSLAGAMRDIKSGKIPQGSKIVCTLTGHGLKDPDTAIAQSSAPMITTGATLEEVKKAILDNM